From a single Stigmatopora nigra isolate UIUO_SnigA chromosome 21, RoL_Snig_1.1, whole genome shotgun sequence genomic region:
- the tmem79a gene encoding uncharacterized protein tmem79a, with protein MSGQVPGEETALLSPPPAVLPEFKEEENERPEDGEKLPGADDVTLPWPGDREKKRDDVDPEGEVLGPTQSEWRRSAPEADGWRDAGGEGDQDDDDAGGEGDDEDDGSVLAHDEKEILHESLWVPEKGAAVVTPRVKILRRASSEVAPQESRMDVEVDVDRDDYKETPHFDPELNQSKEKIYWSDVCSEKLKLALWTAAAALIFPFLVWGGYALLPFDSPLMGGAPDRVVYTLRCAVFASVPIMLGLVVQGVARVRYGEVKARFQNPTPNPKVSVHEHYVSQSAELFLLYFLQLAVLASYLGHDHVKIVPLLTIVFVFGRLIYWLCISLGSCIRGLGLGLSFFPILVMLAANVYLICSSTGTDAVFDVEPPVAAPPPKQRSWG; from the exons ATGTCCGGTCAGGTGCCCGGCGAGGAGACGGCGCTCCTGTCGCCGCCCCCCGCAGTTCTGCCTGAATTCAAGGAGGAAGAAAACGAAAGACCGGAAGATGGCGAAAAGCTCCCCGGCGCCGACGACGTCACCCTGCCGTGGCCCGGCGACCGAGAGAAGAAGCGAGACGACGTGGACCCCGAGGGGGAGGTCCTGGGGCCCACCCAATCCGAGTGGCGCCGTAGCGCACCCGAGGCCGACGGGTGGAGAGATGCCGGCGGCGAGGGAGACCAAGATGACGACGACGCCGGCGGCGAGGGAGACGACGAAGACGACGGCAGCGTGCTAGCCCACGACGAAAAAGAAATCCTACACGAGTCCCTTTGGGTGCCCGAAAAAGGGGCCGCCGTTGTCACGCCGCGGGTGAAAATCTTGCGGCGGGCGTCCAGCGAGGTGGCCCCTCAGGAGAGCCGAATGGACGTGGAGGTGGACGTGGACCGAGACGACTACAAAGAAACGCCACACTTTGACCCCGAGCTGAACCAATCTAAGGAGAAAATCT ATTGGAGCGACGTGTGCAGCGAGAAGTTGAAACTGGCCTTGTGGACGGCTGCGGCGGCGCTAATTTTCCCCTTCCTGGTCTGGGGAGGGTACGCCCTGCTGCCCTTTGACTCCCCGCTGATGGGCGGCGCCCCCGACAGGGTGGTGTACACGCTGCGCTGTGCCGTCTTCGCCTCGGTGCCCATCATGCTAG GTCTGGTGGTTCAAGGCGTGGCCAGGGTTCGCTACGGCGAAGTAAAAGCGCGCTTCCAGAACCCGACGCCCAACCCCAAGGTGTCCGTGCACGAGCATTACGTCAGTCAGTCGGCGGAGCTCTTCCTCCTCTACTTCCTGCAGCTGGCCGTTTTGGCGTCTTACCTCGGCCACGACCACGTCAAAATCGTGCCGCTGCTCACCATTGTTTTCGTCTTTGGAAG GTTGATCTACTGGCTGTGCATATCGCTAGGCAGCTGCATCCGCGGCCTGGGCTTGGGACTGTCCTTCTTCCCCATATTGGTGATGCTGGCCGCCAACGTCTACCTGATCTGCTCCTCCACGGGAACCGACGCCGTCTTCGACGTGGAGCCGCCCGTGGCGGCCCCGCCGCCCAAGCAGCGATCGTGGGGCTGA
- the LOC144214469 gene encoding uncharacterized protein LOC144214469 isoform X2, protein MEDKPKGLEEEHRNLSSQQESSEDQSETVVAKRGRGRPKGSKSPSPGSKKAQFGSSDVNLMELVSGISNSDPTLGGFENEDYTPKKRGRPKGSGTKDQSDNASDAPRNRRGRPKGSGKRKAERAKSEDDSDGSSRKAPRTDGDRSSVATPRGRGRPRKSSAERRPPPSADGPKRGWGRPKGSVNRKPAVSLPHFQAGRPRRKAVAPSRLVIRLPGKHSKRGRPRKVPQGRGRPRKYPLPSPEDSQKRSWKPLGRSRKHAVAGGETPARRGRGRPRKSDAVAPPYDGPPRKRGRPRKYPSGSRKDASKPKVWKPLGRPRKYPLVEPPEGAPPPPRRTPGRPRKTQSKRGAHLRSPATSSSAPSRKVPTLNPDGTPRKRGRPRSVVRAEDRPVATPSNHSDAETAEPSEERPDDEAEDWADAETEQTAADQE, encoded by the exons ATGGAAGACAAGCCAAAGGGGCTAGAGGAAGAGCATAGGAACTTGTCGAGCCAACAGGAGTCAAGTGAGGATCAATCGGAGACCGTTGTGGCCAAAAGGGGCAGAGGAAGACCCAAAGGTTCCAA gtCGCCCAGCCCCGGTTCCAAGAAAGCGCAGTTTGGCTCCTCCGACGTCAACCTGATGGAGCTGGTCTCGGGCATCTCCAACAGCGACCCCACTCTGGGCGGCTTTGAGAACGAAGACTACACACCCAAAAAGCGGGGACGGCCCAAGGGTTCCGGCACCAAAGACCAGTCCGACAACGCTTCCGATGCACCCCGAAACCGGCGGGGGCGGCCCAAAGGATCCGGCAAGCGCAAGGCGGAGAGGGCCAAGAGCGAGGACGACAGCGACGGCTCCTCCAGAAAGGCGCCGCGCACGGACGGCGACCGCTCTTCCGTGGCCACGCCGCGCGGCCGAGGAAGACCCAGGAAGAGCAGCGCCGAGCGTCGCCCGCCCCCCTCCGCCGACGGCCCCAAGAGAGGCTGGGGGCGGCCCAAGGGTTCGGTCAACAGGAAGCCCGCCGTGTCTTTGCCGCACTTCCAGGCGGGTCGCCCCCGCAGAAAGGCGGTGGCGCCCTCCAGGCTGGTCATACGCTTGCCCGGCAAGCACAGCAAGCGGGGCAGACCCAGGAAAGTACCTCAGGGCAGGGGCCGTCCCAGGAAGTACCCCCTGCCCTCCCCGGAGGACTCCCAGAAAAGAAGCTGGAAGCCCCTAGGGAGGTCGCGGAAGCATGCCGTCGCCGGCGGAGAGACGCCGGCCCGTCGGGGCAGGGGCCGCCCGCGCAAGTCGGACGCGGTGGCGCCCCCCTACGACGGACCCCCGCGTAAAAGAGGCCGTCCCAGAAAGTACCCGTCGGGCTCACGCAAAGATGCCAGCAAGCCCAAAGTCTGGAAGCCCCTGGGGAGGCCCAGGAAGTATCCCCTGGTGGAACCCCCCGAGGGAGCCCCGCCGCCGCCTCGCCGCACGCCCGGTCGGCCACGCAAGACCCAATCCAAGCGAGGCGCCCACCTACGCAGCCCCGCCACCTCCTCGTCGGCGCCCAGCCGCAAGGTGCCGACGCTCAACCCGGATGGCACGCCGCGTAAAAGGGGCCGGCCCAGGAGCGTGGTCCGCGCCGAGGACCGTCCGGTGGCCACCCCCTCAAACCATTCCGACGCCGAGACCGCCGAGCCGTCGGAGGAGCGCCCCGACGACGAGGCGGAAGATTGGGCCGACGCCGAGACGGAGCAAACGGCCGCGGACCAGGAGTGA